A window of Ruania suaedae contains these coding sequences:
- a CDS encoding acyltransferase, translating into MIVESAEVDPSAEVGEGTSIWQLAQVRENARLGPGCIIGRGAYIGTGVHLGANCKVQNHALVYEPAHLEDGVFVGPAAVLTNDQFPRAINPDGTRKSGTDWEPVGVTLREGCSIGARAVCIAPVTVGRWATVAAGAVVTTDVPDFALVAGVPARRIRWVGRAGVPLTESAPDEWTCPRTGERYEEYTTPDGAARLRETAAAPGAPGVP; encoded by the coding sequence ATGATCGTCGAGTCCGCCGAGGTGGATCCCAGCGCCGAGGTCGGCGAGGGCACGAGCATCTGGCAGCTCGCCCAGGTGCGCGAGAACGCCCGCCTCGGACCGGGCTGCATCATCGGCCGTGGTGCTTATATCGGCACCGGCGTGCACCTCGGCGCCAACTGCAAGGTGCAGAACCACGCCCTCGTCTACGAGCCGGCGCACCTGGAGGACGGCGTCTTCGTCGGCCCCGCCGCCGTGCTCACCAACGACCAGTTCCCCCGCGCGATCAACCCCGACGGCACCCGCAAGTCCGGCACCGACTGGGAGCCGGTGGGTGTCACGCTGCGCGAGGGCTGCTCGATCGGAGCCCGCGCCGTGTGCATCGCCCCGGTCACCGTGGGCCGCTGGGCCACCGTGGCCGCCGGCGCCGTGGTCACCACCGACGTCCCCGACTTCGCGCTCGTCGCCGGGGTGCCCGCCCGCCGCATCCGATGGGTGGGGCGCGCCGGCGTCCCGCTCACCGAATCCGCCCCCGACGAGTGGACGTGCCCGCGCACCGGTGAGCGCTACGAGGAGTACACCACCCCCGACGGCGCAGCCCGCCTGCGCGAGACAGCAGCCGCCCCCGGAGCACCAGGAGTACCGTGA
- a CDS encoding glycosyltransferase family 2 protein, with protein MAVMPTADDTWLVVPLYNEARVVGEVIAGALPTFGHIVCIDDGSTDDSAAAARAAGATVIRHATNLGQGAALQTGIDFVLSQTGARYLITFDADGQHQVSDAASMLQRAREEDLAVVFGSRFLDNRTKAGLLKRIVLKTAVWVTNQSTGLRLTDAHNGLRVIRRDAAQGVRLRQDRMAHASEIVLQLGRTRLPWAEHPVHVLYTDYSKGKGQSLWNAVNILVELMFK; from the coding sequence ATGGCGGTCATGCCCACCGCCGACGACACCTGGCTCGTGGTGCCGCTGTACAACGAGGCACGCGTGGTGGGTGAGGTGATCGCCGGGGCACTGCCCACCTTCGGCCACATCGTCTGCATCGACGACGGGTCCACCGACGACTCCGCCGCCGCGGCCCGTGCCGCCGGCGCCACGGTGATCCGGCACGCGACCAACCTGGGCCAGGGGGCGGCCCTGCAGACCGGGATCGATTTCGTGCTCAGCCAGACCGGGGCGCGCTACCTGATCACCTTCGACGCCGACGGTCAGCACCAGGTCTCCGACGCCGCGAGCATGCTCCAGCGGGCGCGCGAGGAGGACCTCGCGGTGGTGTTCGGCTCCCGCTTCCTGGACAACCGCACCAAGGCCGGCCTGCTGAAGCGGATCGTGCTGAAGACGGCGGTCTGGGTGACCAACCAGTCCACCGGGCTGCGCCTGACCGACGCCCACAACGGCCTGCGGGTGATCCGCCGCGACGCCGCGCAGGGGGTGCGCCTGCGCCAGGACCGGATGGCGCACGCCTCCGAGATCGTGCTGCAGCTGGGCCGCACCCGGCTACCGTGGGCCGAGCACCCGGTGCACGTGCTCTACACCGACTACTCCAAGGGCAAGGGCCAGTCCTTGTGGAACGCGGTGAACATCCTCGTGGAGCTGATGTTCAAATGA
- a CDS encoding MerR family transcriptional regulator, which yields MGNQDKQHMQIGAVAERTGLSLRTIRYYEEIGLVSPSARTGGGFRLYTDADVARLRVAMGMKPLGFSLEEMRELLEARDAVASSAVTAHERERALARLAAFQADAETRCATMRRRLTNAEAFTRTLAAELDPARP from the coding sequence ATGGGCAACCAGGACAAGCAGCACATGCAGATCGGTGCCGTGGCGGAGCGCACCGGGCTGTCCCTGCGCACCATCCGCTACTACGAGGAGATCGGGCTGGTGAGCCCGTCGGCACGCACCGGCGGCGGCTTCCGGCTCTACACCGACGCCGACGTCGCCCGGCTACGGGTGGCGATGGGGATGAAGCCGCTGGGCTTCAGCCTCGAGGAGATGCGCGAGCTGCTCGAGGCACGCGACGCCGTCGCGAGCAGCGCGGTGACCGCCCACGAGCGCGAGCGCGCGCTGGCTCGCCTGGCCGCCTTCCAGGCCGATGCCGAGACCCGGTGCGCGACGATGCGCCGCCGGCTCACGAACGCCGAGGCGTTCACGCGGACCCTGGCCGCCGAGCTCGATCCAGCCCGACCCTGA
- a CDS encoding Gfo/Idh/MocA family protein, translated as MTNLRAGLIGLGMMGRHHARVLRQLDGVDLVAVADPGGDPHGVAGDLPVLPDVHALIEAGIDYAMVAVPTRFHTETGLALAEAGVHALVEKPLATDSAGARRLAEAFEAAGLVGAVGHIERYNPALQSLRARLEHGELGDVYQIATRRQGPFPSRIADVGVVKDLGTHDIDLTAWVAQQEFASVSARTAFKSGREHEDLVAVTGMLSGGLVTNHLVNWLSPMKERVTVVTGEKGAFVADTLLADLTFHANGLIQTRWDDVAQFRGVSEGDMVRYAIDKPEPLRTEHEAFRDAVLGKPADIVTMAQGLNTVAVAEAVLESARTGTTVTL; from the coding sequence ATGACGAACCTGCGGGCGGGCCTGATCGGCCTGGGCATGATGGGGCGTCACCACGCGCGGGTGCTGCGCCAGCTCGACGGCGTGGACCTGGTGGCCGTGGCCGACCCGGGCGGCGACCCGCATGGGGTGGCCGGAGACCTTCCCGTGCTGCCGGACGTGCACGCGCTGATCGAGGCCGGCATCGACTACGCGATGGTGGCCGTGCCCACCCGGTTCCACACCGAGACCGGGCTGGCGCTGGCCGAGGCGGGGGTGCACGCCCTGGTGGAGAAGCCGCTCGCCACCGACAGCGCGGGGGCACGCCGGCTCGCCGAGGCCTTCGAGGCCGCCGGGCTGGTGGGCGCCGTCGGGCACATCGAGCGGTACAACCCGGCGCTGCAGTCGCTGCGCGCGCGGCTCGAGCACGGTGAGCTCGGGGATGTCTACCAGATCGCCACCCGCCGGCAGGGTCCGTTCCCGTCGCGGATCGCCGACGTCGGCGTGGTCAAGGACCTCGGCACGCACGACATCGACCTCACCGCCTGGGTGGCGCAGCAGGAGTTCGCGAGCGTCTCCGCACGGACCGCGTTCAAGTCCGGCCGCGAGCACGAGGACCTGGTGGCGGTGACCGGCATGCTCAGCGGCGGCCTGGTGACCAACCACCTGGTGAACTGGCTCTCGCCGATGAAGGAACGCGTCACGGTGGTCACGGGGGAGAAGGGGGCGTTCGTGGCGGACACGCTGCTGGCCGATCTCACCTTCCACGCGAACGGGCTGATCCAGACCCGCTGGGACGATGTGGCCCAGTTCCGGGGTGTCTCCGAGGGGGACATGGTCAGGTACGCGATCGACAAGCCGGAGCCGTTGCGCACCGAGCACGAGGCCTTCCGGGATGCCGTGCTCGGCAAGCCCGCCGACATCGTCACGATGGCGCAGGGCCTGAACACGGTGGCCGTGGCCGAGGCGGTGCTCGAGTCCGCCCGGACGGGGACGACGGTGACGCTGTGA
- a CDS encoding DUF2304 domain-containing protein, whose translation MTDQIWIQLLLLLGVAVVTVLLTRSTADARHQAIRRVLLVLFVLVTASAVLYPTWLSQLAALVGVGRGTDLLLYGLVIAFLSFIATSYRRMKQQDRRITELTRTIALTQVRQQRAGLPTSDSATGRDEEPDRPS comes from the coding sequence ATGACCGATCAGATCTGGATCCAGCTGCTGCTCCTGCTCGGCGTGGCGGTGGTGACGGTGCTGCTCACCCGTTCCACCGCCGACGCCCGCCACCAGGCGATCCGCCGGGTGCTGCTGGTGCTGTTCGTGCTGGTCACCGCGAGCGCCGTGCTCTACCCCACCTGGCTCTCGCAGCTGGCGGCGCTGGTAGGCGTGGGCCGAGGCACCGACCTGCTGCTGTACGGCCTGGTGATCGCGTTCCTGTCCTTCATCGCCACCAGCTACCGGCGGATGAAGCAGCAGGACCGGCGTATCACCGAACTCACCCGCACCATCGCGCTGACCCAGGTGCGCCAGCAGCGCGCCGGGCTGCCGACGTCCGATTCGGCCACCGGCCGCGACGAGGAGCCGGACCGGCCCTCATGA
- a CDS encoding SulP family inorganic anion transporter — MSDDTPAHLSDPAPEPRPVPAPPEADESYSVLAALKSPRRLRTEVLAGLVVALALIPEAISFSILAGVDPRLGLFASFTMAVTIAFVGGRPAMISAATGAIALVIAPVVRDHGIDYFIATVILAGVLQVLFGVLGVAKLMRFIPRMVMVGFVNALAILIFMAQLEHLIGVPWAVYPLVTVGVAIIVLLPRWSKVVPAPLVAIVAITGAVVLAAINVPTVGDQGELPESLPELFFPDVPLTLETLQIIAPYAVAMALVGILESLMTAKLVDDITDTHSNKTRETWGQGVANIVTGFFGGMGGCAMIGQTMINVKASGARTRISTFLAGVFLLIMVVALGDIVAIIPMAALVAVMIMVSVATFDWHSIKPNTLKRLPKTEIVVMVATVVVTVWSHNLAYGVLAGVVIAVIGVAHRVAHFTTVTRLDASDSEDPADTAVYSVTGELFFASSNDLYYQFDYTGDPTNIIIDVSEAHIWDASSVAALDAITTKYEARGKNVRIVGMNEDSARRHELLAGHLGGDH, encoded by the coding sequence GTGTCCGACGACACCCCCGCCCACCTGTCCGATCCCGCCCCTGAGCCACGACCGGTGCCGGCCCCGCCCGAGGCCGACGAGTCCTACTCCGTGCTCGCGGCGCTGAAGTCCCCGCGGCGGCTGCGTACCGAGGTGCTGGCCGGACTCGTGGTGGCCCTCGCCCTCATTCCCGAGGCCATCTCCTTCTCGATCCTCGCCGGGGTGGATCCGCGGCTGGGGCTGTTCGCCTCGTTCACGATGGCGGTCACCATCGCCTTCGTCGGCGGGCGCCCGGCGATGATCAGCGCGGCGACCGGTGCCATCGCGCTCGTCATCGCGCCGGTCGTTCGCGATCATGGCATCGACTACTTCATCGCCACGGTCATTCTCGCCGGCGTCCTGCAGGTGCTGTTCGGGGTTCTGGGCGTGGCCAAGTTGATGCGGTTCATCCCCCGGATGGTGATGGTCGGGTTCGTCAACGCGTTGGCGATCCTGATCTTCATGGCCCAGCTCGAGCACCTCATCGGGGTGCCGTGGGCGGTCTACCCACTGGTCACCGTCGGGGTGGCAATCATCGTGCTGCTGCCGCGGTGGTCGAAGGTGGTGCCCGCACCGCTGGTGGCCATCGTGGCGATCACCGGCGCCGTGGTGCTCGCCGCGATCAACGTGCCCACGGTCGGCGACCAGGGCGAACTGCCCGAGTCGCTGCCCGAGCTGTTCTTTCCGGACGTCCCGCTGACCCTGGAGACGCTGCAGATCATCGCCCCGTACGCCGTCGCGATGGCGCTGGTGGGCATCCTGGAGTCGCTGATGACAGCCAAGCTGGTCGATGACATCACCGACACCCACTCCAACAAGACCCGCGAGACCTGGGGTCAGGGCGTGGCGAACATCGTCACCGGGTTCTTCGGCGGTATGGGTGGCTGCGCCATGATCGGGCAGACCATGATCAACGTGAAGGCCTCCGGGGCCCGGACCCGCATCTCGACCTTCCTGGCCGGGGTGTTCCTGCTGATCATGGTGGTGGCACTCGGTGACATCGTCGCGATCATCCCGATGGCGGCGCTGGTGGCCGTGATGATCATGGTCTCGGTGGCCACCTTCGACTGGCACTCCATCAAGCCGAACACCCTCAAGCGACTGCCCAAGACCGAGATCGTGGTGATGGTGGCGACCGTGGTGGTGACGGTGTGGAGCCACAACCTCGCCTACGGCGTGCTCGCCGGTGTGGTGATCGCGGTGATCGGCGTGGCCCACCGGGTGGCGCACTTCACCACGGTGACCCGCCTGGACGCCAGCGACAGCGAAGATCCTGCCGACACCGCCGTGTATTCCGTGACCGGGGAGCTGTTCTTCGCCTCCTCGAACGACCTGTACTACCAGTTCGACTACACCGGGGACCCGACGAACATCATCATCGACGTCTCCGAGGCCCACATCTGGGACGCCTCCTCGGTGGCGGCCCTGGATGCGATCACCACCAAGTACGAGGCCCGCGGGAAGAACGTCCGGATCGTCGGGATGAACGAGGACAGCGCCCGCCGGCACGAGCTGCTCGCCGGGCACCTGGGCGGGGACCACTGA
- a CDS encoding FAD-dependent oxidoreductase: MPSPWRAEEAGPITDLAPLTRHYDVAVVGAGLMGLSTAVMPARHGARVIVLEAREVGAGTTGGSTAKISLLQGTRLSAIVSRHPAETVAQYVAGNRVGAFTSGSAHEAAGAPKGLSHNLHAAANVVGPRAEGYARPAGDPEEGSGVVGREGAMLVARARVGGRTHEVSASCPHLGGVLSWNDAECTWDCSLHGSRSTATGELREGPATTGMSSARLGLA, from the coding sequence ATGCCGTCACCGTGGCGCGCTGAGGAAGCCGGACCGATTACCGACCTGGCGCCCCTGACGCGCCACTACGACGTCGCCGTCGTGGGTGCAGGCCTGATGGGCCTGAGCACGGCCGTGATGCCGGCGCGCCACGGCGCCCGGGTGATCGTCCTGGAGGCCCGCGAGGTGGGGGCCGGGACCACGGGAGGATCCACCGCCAAGATCAGCCTGCTGCAGGGCACGCGGCTGTCGGCCATCGTCTCCCGGCATCCGGCCGAGACGGTGGCCCAGTACGTAGCCGGCAACCGGGTCGGGGCGTTCACCAGCGGGAGCGCACACGAGGCCGCAGGCGCCCCGAAGGGGCTCTCGCACAACCTGCATGCCGCCGCAAACGTCGTAGGCCCGCGGGCCGAGGGCTACGCCCGCCCGGCCGGCGATCCGGAGGAGGGCTCCGGCGTCGTCGGGCGGGAGGGGGCCATGCTCGTGGCGCGCGCCCGCGTGGGGGGCCGCACGCACGAAGTGTCCGCCTCCTGCCCCCATCTGGGGGGCGTCCTGTCGTGGAACGACGCCGAGTGCACCTGGGACTGCTCCCTGCACGGCTCGCGGTCCACGGCGACGGGCGAGCTGCGGGAGGGTCCGGCCACCACCGGGATGTCATCGGCCCGCCTGGGCCTGGCATGA
- a CDS encoding glycosyltransferase family 4 protein, translated as MVRARVTLVSRIFAPEPSAATFRLGALVRALAGEGARLEVVTAQAPDGAHSPAGRPGDIPARIRRAPVLRDASGYVRGYLPYLSFDVPLLWRLLRGRCPDVYVVEPPPTTGAVVRVISALRRVPYVYYAADVWSDASASTGAPDVVVRLVRALESWVLRGAAVVLSVNEGVTERVEALGARHVVTVGNGVDTEVFTPSPTHANPPSSSESSSGRAEADSDGEGGFRRGSQIPDGPFLLYAGTASEWQGAEVFAEAMPRVLEEVPSAQVVFLGQGSSWDRLSLLAAGLPEAAVTLRDPVSAAESAIWQQRASAALVSLRPGIGYDFAMPTKMFAALACGTPVLFAGPAQSPAARLVEDERLGWVTDQDPAEVAQAMIAALQAPDEPGEPERRVAWVREHRSLAAVGERAAAAVLGVVSRER; from the coding sequence GTGGTGAGGGCCCGCGTCACCCTGGTCTCGCGGATCTTCGCCCCCGAGCCCTCCGCGGCCACGTTCCGGCTCGGCGCGCTCGTGCGCGCGCTGGCGGGGGAGGGCGCCCGCCTCGAGGTGGTCACCGCGCAGGCCCCCGACGGCGCCCACTCGCCGGCGGGCCGGCCCGGTGACATCCCCGCTCGGATACGCCGGGCCCCGGTGCTGCGCGATGCGTCGGGCTATGTGCGCGGGTATCTGCCCTATCTGAGTTTCGACGTGCCGCTGCTGTGGCGGCTGCTGCGCGGCCGGTGCCCGGACGTCTACGTGGTGGAGCCGCCCCCGACCACCGGCGCGGTGGTCCGGGTGATCTCGGCGCTGCGGCGCGTGCCCTATGTCTACTACGCGGCCGACGTCTGGAGTGATGCCTCGGCCTCAACCGGTGCTCCGGATGTGGTGGTGCGGCTGGTGCGGGCGCTGGAGTCCTGGGTCCTGCGCGGGGCCGCGGTGGTGCTCTCGGTGAACGAGGGGGTCACCGAGCGGGTCGAGGCGCTGGGGGCGCGGCACGTGGTGACGGTCGGCAACGGGGTGGACACCGAGGTGTTCACGCCGAGCCCCACGCATGCGAATCCACCTTCGTCATCGGAATCCAGTTCCGGGCGTGCAGAAGCGGATTCCGACGGCGAAGGTGGATTCCGACGAGGGTCCCAGATCCCCGATGGCCCGTTCCTGCTGTACGCGGGCACGGCCTCGGAATGGCAGGGCGCGGAGGTGTTCGCAGAGGCGATGCCCCGCGTGCTCGAGGAGGTGCCCAGCGCGCAGGTGGTCTTCCTCGGGCAGGGCAGCTCGTGGGACCGGCTCAGCCTGCTGGCCGCCGGTCTGCCCGAGGCAGCGGTGACGCTGCGTGACCCGGTCAGCGCCGCCGAGTCGGCGATCTGGCAGCAGCGGGCGAGTGCCGCGCTGGTGAGCCTGCGCCCGGGGATCGGGTACGACTTCGCGATGCCGACGAAGATGTTCGCGGCGCTCGCGTGCGGGACGCCGGTGCTCTTCGCCGGACCTGCCCAGAGCCCCGCGGCCCGGCTGGTCGAGGATGAACGGCTCGGGTGGGTCACCGACCAAGACCCCGCCGAGGTGGCGCAGGCCATGATCGCCGCGCTGCAGGCTCCGGATGAGCCCGGCGAGCCGGAGCGCCGCGTGGCCTGGGTGCGCGAGCACCGGTCCCTGGCGGCGGTGGGGGAGCGCGCTGCCGCGGCGGTGCTGGGCGTGGTGAGCCGCGAGCGCTGA
- a CDS encoding DegT/DnrJ/EryC1/StrS family aminotransferase encodes MTEPIPAAKPLIGEEERAAVDRVLRSGMLAQGPEVATFEQEFSDALLGGRTCVAVSSGTSGLHLGLLAAGVKPGDEVIVPSFTFAATGNSVALAGATPVFADIDLETFCLDPSAVAEAVTERTTAIMPVHLYGHPADMAGLQAVADSYGLRVFEDAAQAHGASLHGDPVGTFGDFAMFSLYPTKNMTSGEGGMVSVATEEIARYLRLLRTQGMDRPYENEIIGFNARMTDVHAAIGRAQLAKLAGWTTTRQANAAALDEGLAGIPGVVTPTVKPGATHVYHQYTIRLDGASGKERDAVVARLREQGVGCGVYYPIPNHRLPSLAAYAPDLELPVTEQAAREVISLPVHPSLSEADLERIVAGVADAVGGGA; translated from the coding sequence GTGACTGAGCCGATCCCCGCTGCCAAGCCGCTCATCGGTGAGGAGGAGCGCGCCGCCGTCGACCGGGTGCTGCGTTCGGGCATGCTCGCCCAGGGCCCGGAGGTGGCCACCTTCGAGCAGGAGTTCTCCGACGCTCTGCTCGGTGGACGCACCTGCGTGGCCGTCAGCTCCGGCACCTCCGGCCTGCACCTGGGGCTGCTCGCCGCCGGCGTCAAGCCCGGCGATGAGGTGATCGTGCCCTCCTTCACCTTCGCCGCCACCGGCAACTCGGTGGCCCTGGCCGGCGCCACCCCCGTCTTCGCCGACATCGACCTCGAGACCTTCTGCCTCGACCCCAGCGCCGTGGCCGAGGCCGTCACGGAGCGGACGACGGCGATCATGCCGGTCCACCTGTACGGCCACCCGGCCGACATGGCCGGTCTGCAGGCGGTGGCGGACTCCTATGGGCTGCGCGTCTTCGAGGACGCCGCTCAGGCGCACGGCGCCTCCCTGCACGGGGACCCGGTGGGCACCTTCGGTGACTTCGCCATGTTCTCGCTCTACCCCACCAAGAACATGACCTCCGGTGAGGGCGGGATGGTCTCGGTGGCCACTGAGGAGATCGCACGGTACCTGCGGCTCCTGCGCACCCAGGGGATGGACCGGCCCTACGAGAACGAGATCATCGGCTTCAATGCCCGGATGACCGATGTGCACGCCGCCATCGGCCGGGCGCAGCTGGCCAAGCTCGCGGGCTGGACCACCACCCGGCAGGCCAACGCCGCCGCCCTGGACGAGGGCCTGGCCGGCATCCCCGGCGTGGTCACGCCCACCGTCAAGCCCGGGGCCACGCACGTCTACCACCAGTACACGATCCGGCTGGACGGTGCCTCGGGGAAGGAGCGGGACGCCGTCGTGGCCCGCCTGCGCGAGCAGGGCGTGGGGTGCGGGGTCTACTACCCGATCCCCAACCACCGGCTGCCCTCACTCGCCGCGTACGCCCCGGACCTGGAGCTGCCGGTCACCGAGCAGGCGGCGCGCGAGGTCATCTCGCTGCCGGTCCATCCCAGCCTGAGCGAGGCGGACCTGGAGCGGATCGTGGCCGGGGTCGCGGACGCCGTCGGGGGTGGGGCATGA
- a CDS encoding zinc-dependent alcohol dehydrogenase: protein MRALTWQGHEKVSIEDVPDPRIQEPTDAVIEVTSTAICGSDLHLYSVLGAFLDPGDVLGHETMGVVREVGADVHHISPGDRVVVPFPIACGACWMCSRGLQTQCETTQTRAQGKGAALFGYTKLYGQIPGGQAQYLRVPQAQYGPILVPDDGEPDERYLYLSDVLPTAWQAVEYAGVPENATVLVLGLGPVGQMSARVAAHRGAEQVFAADRVPERLEVARRHGIRTIDLRQVDDLPEAMRELTGGRGPDAVIDAVGMEAHGSPVAEGIQKLADRMPDAVAQPMMKHAGVDRLAALHTAISTVRRGGTVSLSGVYGGAADPMPLLEMFDKQLTVRMGQANVHRWVPDLLPLVTDSADPLGVLDLRTHRVSLEEAPAAYEMFQKKDDGCIKVVLDPRV from the coding sequence ATGCGCGCACTGACCTGGCAAGGACACGAGAAGGTCTCGATCGAGGACGTCCCGGACCCGCGGATCCAGGAGCCGACGGATGCGGTCATCGAGGTGACCTCCACCGCCATCTGCGGCTCCGACCTGCACCTGTACTCGGTGCTGGGTGCTTTCCTCGATCCCGGTGATGTGCTCGGCCACGAGACGATGGGCGTGGTCCGTGAGGTCGGTGCGGATGTGCACCACATCAGCCCCGGTGACCGGGTGGTCGTCCCGTTCCCGATCGCCTGCGGCGCGTGCTGGATGTGCTCGCGCGGACTGCAGACCCAGTGCGAGACCACACAGACCCGGGCGCAGGGCAAGGGCGCCGCACTGTTCGGCTACACCAAGCTCTACGGGCAAATCCCGGGCGGGCAGGCGCAGTACCTGCGGGTGCCGCAGGCCCAGTACGGCCCGATCCTGGTTCCCGACGACGGGGAGCCGGACGAGCGCTACCTGTACCTCTCCGACGTGCTGCCCACCGCGTGGCAGGCCGTCGAGTACGCCGGCGTGCCGGAGAACGCCACGGTGCTCGTGCTCGGACTCGGGCCGGTCGGTCAGATGAGCGCGCGGGTCGCCGCCCATCGCGGGGCGGAGCAGGTGTTCGCCGCAGACCGCGTCCCGGAGCGCCTGGAGGTGGCGCGCCGCCACGGGATCCGCACCATCGACCTGCGTCAGGTCGACGATCTTCCCGAGGCGATGCGGGAGCTGACCGGCGGGCGCGGCCCGGACGCCGTGATCGACGCCGTCGGGATGGAGGCGCACGGCTCGCCGGTGGCCGAGGGCATCCAGAAGCTGGCCGACCGGATGCCCGACGCCGTCGCCCAGCCGATGATGAAGCATGCCGGCGTCGACCGGCTCGCCGCACTGCACACCGCCATCTCCACCGTCCGGCGCGGCGGCACGGTCTCGTTGTCCGGCGTCTACGGCGGCGCCGCCGACCCGATGCCGCTGCTGGAGATGTTCGACAAGCAACTCACCGTGCGCATGGGCCAGGCCAACGTGCACCGCTGGGTTCCCGACCTGCTCCCGCTGGTCACCGACTCCGCCGACCCGCTCGGCGTGCTCGACCTGCGCACGCACCGGGTCTCCCTGGAGGAGGCGCCCGCCGCGTACGAGATGTTCCAGAAGAAGGACGACGGGTGCATCAAGGTTGTCCTGGACCCGAGGGTCTGA